In Tachysurus fulvidraco isolate hzauxx_2018 chromosome 25, HZAU_PFXX_2.0, whole genome shotgun sequence, the following proteins share a genomic window:
- the si:ch211-140b10.6 gene encoding protein POLR1D-like has product MAGKDDELEKRAVEELLKEANRGRVRAETMGPAGWMKCPLGSTNKRFLLNTLGPCAAEHPPGSPPATLRRVKDSMEDGGRRSRQHHHHTEDREPSYKKGTKDRREHPHSYSQSSRHHDSSISQLASTGHALRHGSQSNRTRSRSPVRDHNMTKRSSDRTRK; this is encoded by the exons ATGGCTGGGAAAGATGATGAACTGGAAAA ACGTGCAGTGGAGGAGCTGCTCAAAGAAGCCAATAGAGGTCGGGTGCGTGCAGAGACCATGGGTCCAGCTGGATG GATGAAGTGTCCTCTAGGAAGCACCAATAAACGCTTTCTTTTAAACACCCTGGGTCCATGTGCTGCTGAGCACCCACCCGGGAGTCCGCCAGCTACGCTGAGAAGAGTCAAAGACAGCATGGAAGACGGAGGTCGACGGTCACGTCAAcatcaccaccacactgagGACAGAGAACCCAGCTATAAAAAAGGCACCAAAGACAGAAGAGAGCATCCTCATTCTTATTCTCAGTCTTCAAGGCACCATGATTCATCTATAAGTCAGTTAGCATCCACAGGCCACGCCCTCCGTCATGGCAGCCAATCAAATAGAACTCGATCCCGGTCACCCGTCAGAGATCACAATATGACTAAAAGATCCTCTGACAGGACTCGGAAATGA